One Clostridia bacterium DNA window includes the following coding sequences:
- a CDS encoding CBS domain-containing protein: protein MFVRDVCVRNVQCVTVTATAAEALALVEETGLHSIPVVQDQAIVGVITSEALYQHALANRSPDEPVGSIMGPAPDPVRFSSLVEEAAARMVGQPYNFLPVVEADGRFAAIVTRDALFAELCRLFGLGETNTRYTLLVIDRPGQIARLAEIVYEHHGNITHLITHRADQPDRYVVVLRVSVASPGRLAHAFAMAGFGVLDAINFENGRRIGSALGLLADPDSSIDD, encoded by the coding sequence TTGTTCGTCCGAGACGTTTGCGTGCGCAACGTGCAGTGCGTCACCGTGACGGCCACGGCGGCGGAAGCGCTGGCGCTGGTGGAGGAGACGGGGCTTCACTCCATCCCCGTCGTGCAGGACCAGGCGATCGTCGGCGTGATCACGTCCGAGGCGCTCTATCAACACGCCCTCGCGAACCGCTCGCCCGACGAGCCGGTCGGATCGATCATGGGTCCGGCGCCCGATCCGGTCCGCTTCTCGTCTCTCGTGGAAGAGGCGGCGGCACGCATGGTCGGCCAGCCGTACAACTTCTTGCCCGTCGTGGAAGCGGACGGCCGCTTCGCGGCGATCGTCACCCGGGACGCGCTGTTCGCCGAACTCTGCCGCCTGTTCGGGCTCGGCGAGACGAACACGCGGTACACGCTGCTCGTCATCGACCGCCCGGGACAGATCGCCCGCCTGGCCGAGATCGTGTACGAGCACCACGGCAACATCACGCACCTCATCACCCACCGCGCGGATCAACCGGACCGCTACGTCGTCGTCCTGCGCGTTTCCGTGGCGAGCCCGGGCCGTCTTGCGCACGCGTTCGCCATGGCAGGGTTCGGCGTGCTCGATGCCATCAACTTCGAAAACGGGCGGCGGATCGGCTCGGCCCTCGGCCTTCTCGCCGACCCGGACAGCTCGATCGACGACTGA
- a CDS encoding response regulator transcription factor — MSTMVYVIDDEPAIRQIFTIALERARFKVHTFPSGGQFVRQAPAEPDIMVLDLIMPGLNGDEVARICRRDWGWNRVRICVITGSLMLARGSLTDVDEVLEKPVSIDQLVTTVQRLAEQEPPADAPPSGVPPQLDPPLQYAAEASPPPGPESARSNA; from the coding sequence TTGTCCACAATGGTGTACGTCATCGACGACGAACCGGCCATACGCCAGATTTTCACCATCGCCCTGGAACGGGCACGCTTCAAAGTTCACACGTTCCCTTCGGGCGGTCAGTTCGTTCGCCAGGCGCCGGCGGAGCCGGACATCATGGTCCTGGACCTCATCATGCCGGGCCTCAACGGGGACGAAGTCGCGCGCATCTGCCGGCGTGATTGGGGCTGGAACCGTGTGCGCATTTGCGTCATCACGGGCAGCCTGATGCTCGCCCGGGGCTCGTTGACGGACGTCGACGAGGTTCTCGAAAAGCCGGTGTCCATCGACCAGCTCGTCACGACCGTGCAGCGGCTGGCGGAGCAGGAACCTCCGGCGGACGCGCCTCCGTCGGGTGTGCCGCCTCAACTTGACCCTCCGCTTCAGTACGCAGCCGAAGCTTCGCCTCCGCCCGGTCCAGAATCAGCTCGTTCGAACGCATGA
- a CDS encoding ribonuclease HI family protein, protein MDSPASPDGRFLVLHTDGAARGNPGPAGIGVVIIGEDGRTLERIAEPIGATTNNVAEYTALLRGLRRAKELGADRVRVFSDSELMVRQLLGVYRVKQEHLRPLYDEALRLARSFAAFDIVHVPRERNRDADRLANEGIDGAGRA, encoded by the coding sequence ATCGATTCCCCGGCCTCGCCGGACGGGCGCTTTCTCGTCCTGCACACGGATGGTGCGGCACGCGGAAACCCGGGTCCCGCGGGCATCGGCGTCGTCATCATCGGCGAAGACGGCCGGACGTTGGAGCGCATCGCCGAGCCGATCGGGGCGACGACGAACAACGTCGCGGAGTACACGGCGCTTCTTCGAGGCCTGCGCCGGGCCAAGGAACTGGGGGCGGACCGCGTCCGCGTCTTTTCCGACAGCGAGCTCATGGTGCGCCAGCTGCTCGGCGTGTATCGGGTCAAGCAGGAGCACCTGCGCCCGCTGTACGACGAGGCCCTGCGTTTGGCGCGCTCGTTCGCCGCGTTCGACATCGTCCACGTGCCGCGGGAGCGCAACCGGGACGCCGACCGGCTCGCAAACGAGGGCATCGACGGCGCCGGCCGCGCCTGA
- a CDS encoding Nif3-like dinuclear metal center hexameric protein — MSVAAPVGKILQILERDLLTPAAGAEEPAGLVAGAPDAPASGVLVATAVTPAVVAHAADRGAGLIVARRPLWRGPLRHIRSDTPAGALIEAIVRHSVSVFVGGSGLEEAVPGPADTLAARLGLQGVRLLEPLEHEPLCKLVVFVPQGHEDAVRAALAQAGAGHIGNYDSCAFETAGTGTFRPLEGTNPFIGATGQVERVPEVRLETIVPESRRDAAVAAMLAAHPYEEVAYDLIPLANVGRVRRARGRVGELSQAMSLRAFVESLVAAAGGRWRVRGRPETPVRRVAVCTGGGDRIVAAAGAAGADVVVGYGLDAALGCDDLPLPAVCADGSTARRLLVSDWVARIRARLAEEGIELPVWAEAEPGADEWFAGRPEGGFR; from the coding sequence ATGTCCGTGGCGGCACCCGTCGGAAAGATCCTTCAGATCCTTGAACGCGACCTTCTCACGCCGGCTGCGGGCGCCGAAGAGCCGGCCGGGCTCGTGGCCGGGGCACCGGACGCGCCGGCGTCCGGCGTGCTCGTCGCGACGGCCGTGACACCTGCGGTCGTCGCGCATGCGGCCGACCGGGGCGCGGGGCTGATCGTCGCTCGCCGCCCGCTCTGGCGTGGGCCGCTTCGCCACATTCGGTCCGACACGCCGGCAGGGGCTCTCATCGAGGCCATCGTGCGCCATTCCGTCAGCGTATTCGTGGGCGGCTCGGGCCTGGAGGAGGCGGTGCCCGGCCCGGCGGACACCCTCGCCGCCCGTCTCGGCTTGCAGGGCGTGCGCCTGCTGGAGCCGCTGGAGCATGAGCCGCTGTGCAAGCTCGTCGTCTTCGTGCCGCAGGGCCACGAGGACGCGGTGCGCGCCGCCCTGGCGCAGGCCGGCGCCGGTCACATCGGCAACTACGACAGCTGCGCCTTCGAGACGGCCGGCACCGGCACGTTCCGGCCCCTGGAAGGTACGAACCCCTTCATCGGGGCGACGGGGCAAGTCGAGCGCGTGCCAGAGGTGCGCTTGGAGACGATCGTGCCCGAGTCGCGTCGTGACGCGGCGGTCGCGGCCATGCTGGCCGCCCACCCGTACGAGGAAGTGGCGTACGACCTGATCCCGCTGGCGAACGTCGGGCGCGTGCGCCGCGCGCGTGGCCGTGTCGGCGAGCTCTCGCAGGCGATGTCCCTGCGCGCGTTCGTCGAATCGCTGGTGGCCGCGGCCGGAGGTCGGTGGCGCGTGCGGGGCCGGCCGGAGACGCCGGTGCGGCGCGTCGCCGTCTGCACGGGTGGCGGCGATCGCATCGTGGCGGCGGCCGGGGCCGCCGGCGCGGATGTCGTCGTCGGGTATGGTCTGGACGCGGCCTTGGGGTGCGACGACCTGCCGTTGCCCGCCGTGTGCGCGGACGGTTCGACGGCACGACGCCTGCTCGTTTCGGACTGGGTCGCCAGGATTCGCGCGCGGTTGGCCGAAGAAGGCATCGAACTGCCCGTCTGGGCGGAGGCGGAACCCGGCGCGGACGAGTGGTTCGCCGGCAGGCCGGAGGGAGGGTTCCGTTGA